From one Caldichromatium japonicum genomic stretch:
- a CDS encoding circularly permuted type 2 ATP-grasp protein → MNHLLRDYPVQAFYDELIAPDGAPRPAARPLLDHLAGLPVGELAARRRAVDAAIMTTGITFTVYCDAGNIDRAWPFDIVPRILAKHEWMQVEAGLKQRLLAINLFIDDLYNAQRIVRDGVFPLEVLSGSQNFRPACQGFSPPFGVWAHICGTDLVRDRDGKLYVLEDNLRVPSGVSYMLQNRQLMKRLFPELFQSSEILPVDDYPARLYATLAALSPRPGVRPVIAVLTPGIFNSAYFEHSYLAQQMGAFLVEGGDLVVQDDDCVYMKTIAGLRRVDVIYRRIDDDFLDPEIFRPDSLLGVPGLMRAWRAGKVGIANAPGSGVADDKVVYAFVPQIIRYYLGESPILPNVPSWLCMYDDQRDYVLSHLDQLVVKPANESGGYGMLIGPRASELERARFAALIRANPRNYMAQPTLALSTAPTLVNDDHLEPRHVDLRPFVLQADSLYATTGGLTRVALQAGSLIVNSSQGGGAKDTWVVDTGE, encoded by the coding sequence ATGAATCATCTGTTGCGGGATTACCCCGTCCAAGCATTCTACGACGAACTCATCGCCCCTGATGGAGCGCCGCGCCCGGCAGCGCGACCTCTCCTCGATCATTTGGCGGGATTGCCTGTCGGTGAGCTCGCGGCACGCCGTCGGGCGGTCGATGCGGCGATCATGACCACTGGCATCACCTTCACCGTCTATTGCGATGCCGGCAACATCGATCGCGCCTGGCCATTCGACATCGTTCCGCGCATCCTCGCGAAACATGAATGGATGCAGGTTGAGGCGGGTCTGAAGCAGCGTCTGCTAGCGATCAATCTGTTCATCGACGACCTCTACAATGCCCAGCGCATCGTGCGCGACGGGGTCTTTCCCCTGGAGGTCCTGAGTGGCTCGCAGAACTTTCGCCCCGCCTGCCAGGGATTTTCGCCCCCTTTTGGTGTCTGGGCGCATATCTGCGGCACCGATTTGGTGCGTGACCGCGATGGCAAGCTCTATGTCTTGGAGGACAACCTACGTGTCCCCTCAGGCGTGTCCTACATGCTGCAAAATCGGCAGCTCATGAAACGCCTGTTCCCTGAGCTCTTCCAGTCCTCCGAGATCCTGCCGGTGGATGATTATCCAGCACGATTGTACGCCACCCTGGCGGCGCTCTCGCCACGCCCTGGGGTGCGCCCGGTGATCGCTGTCTTGACCCCCGGCATCTTCAACTCCGCCTATTTCGAGCATTCCTATCTTGCCCAACAGATGGGCGCCTTTCTGGTCGAAGGCGGCGATCTGGTGGTCCAGGATGATGATTGCGTTTATATGAAGACCATCGCCGGTCTGAGGCGTGTCGATGTGATCTATCGGCGGATCGACGACGATTTTCTCGATCCTGAGATCTTCCGCCCCGACTCGCTGCTCGGCGTGCCAGGTCTCATGCGTGCCTGGCGCGCCGGCAAGGTGGGCATCGCCAATGCGCCAGGTTCAGGGGTGGCCGATGATAAGGTCGTCTATGCCTTTGTCCCCCAAATCATTCGCTACTACCTCGGCGAAAGCCCGATCCTGCCCAATGTGCCGAGCTGGTTGTGCATGTACGATGACCAACGCGACTATGTCCTCAGCCATCTGGATCAGCTCGTGGTCAAGCCCGCCAACGAATCAGGCGGCTATGGGATGCTGATCGGTCCGCGCGCCAGCGAGCTGGAGCGCGCCCGTTTCGCCGCCCTGATCCGCGCCAACCCGCGCAATTATATGGCCCAGCCGACGCTGGCCCTTTCTACCGCGCCGACGCTTGTTAACGATGATCATCTCGAACCGCGCCACGTCGATCTGCGTCCGTTCGTGCTCCAGGCCGATAGCCTGTATGCCACCACCGGCGGGCTGACGCGTGTGGCCTTGCAGGCCGGCTCGCTGATCGTCAATTCGTCGCAGGGCGGCGGCGCCAAGGACACCTGGGTAGTCGACACCGGGGAATAG
- a CDS encoding alpha-E domain-containing protein — protein sequence MLSRVAENLYWMARYLERADNTARFINSVTQMLLDLPRGASFGWDVLLKVAGLDELYAQYHDDERESDIIRFLIQDERNPSSILASIQCARENTRTFREVVPMELWERINGLYLYVRDQAEHATQGRSQRYALLDGVIEHQQAITGLLMGSMSQDLAYQFIKLGRNLERADMTTRILDVNSAVRLPAEASAAQFARERLWVTTLNALSAYLMYRRHVGMDVAGASVLRYLLCDKHFPRSVAHCLGEIEDCLAQLVDYQEPLRLARALWRRLETIDCAVYADTERLHHDMDRIQAELGALHAAISQRYFYRYQPTVVAHTTQDQS from the coding sequence ATGCTGTCGCGTGTCGCCGAAAACCTGTATTGGATGGCGCGTTATCTCGAACGGGCCGACAACACCGCTCGCTTCATCAACAGCGTCACCCAGATGCTCCTGGATCTACCGCGGGGGGCCTCATTCGGCTGGGATGTCTTGTTGAAGGTCGCCGGGCTCGATGAGCTCTATGCCCAATATCATGACGATGAACGCGAGTCCGACATCATCCGCTTCCTGATCCAGGACGAACGCAACCCCAGCTCGATCCTTGCGAGCATCCAGTGCGCCCGCGAAAACACCCGCACCTTTCGCGAGGTGGTGCCGATGGAGCTCTGGGAGCGGATCAATGGGCTGTATCTCTATGTCCGCGATCAGGCCGAACATGCGACCCAAGGGCGCAGTCAACGCTATGCGCTGCTCGATGGCGTGATCGAACATCAGCAGGCGATCACCGGATTATTGATGGGCTCGATGAGCCAGGATCTGGCCTATCAGTTCATCAAGCTCGGGCGTAATCTGGAACGTGCGGATATGACCACCCGCATCCTCGATGTCAATTCCGCTGTACGCCTCCCAGCGGAGGCAAGCGCCGCACAGTTTGCACGCGAACGCCTGTGGGTGACGACGCTTAATGCCCTCTCTGCCTATCTGATGTATCGCCGACATGTCGGGATGGATGTCGCAGGCGCCTCCGTCCTGCGCTATCTCCTCTGCGACAAACACTTTCCGCGCAGCGTCGCCCACTGTCTCGGCGAGATCGAGGACTGTCTCGCGCAGCTCGTGGACTACCAGGAGCCGTTGCGCCTGGCGCGCGCCCTGTGGCGGCGGCTGGAGACGATCGACTGCGCTGTCTATGCAGACACCGAGCGCCTGCATCACGACATGGACAGGATCCAGGCCGAGCTGGGTGCACTACATGCCGCGATCTCGCAGCGCTATTTTTACCGTTATCAGCCTACTGTTGTAGCGCACACCACCCAGGATCAATCCTGA
- a CDS encoding segregation and condensation protein A yields MHAAAPGLPVAIVCGTPLHRLPQDLYIPPDALLVFLETFEGPLDLLLYLIRRQNLDILDIPIAAVTEQYMAYVELMRALRLDLAAEYLVMAALLAEIKSRMLLPRPAEVQDEEQDPRAELVRQLQEYERFKQAAVRLDELSRMERDVFAVQASAPSGFIRRPLPVIDVRDLLLALDGVLRRAELYAHHRVEREPLSVRERMTRILDHLGQRHLATLSELLDPHEGRAGVVVTILALLELIKEQVLELIQTTPFNPLQLRLRAGIP; encoded by the coding sequence ATGCACGCCGCTGCACCGGGGCTGCCCGTAGCCATCGTCTGCGGCACGCCCCTGCACCGTCTCCCCCAGGATCTCTATATCCCGCCCGATGCACTTCTGGTCTTTCTTGAGACCTTTGAGGGACCATTGGATCTCTTGCTCTATCTCATCCGGCGGCAAAACCTGGATATCCTCGATATCCCGATCGCCGCGGTTACCGAGCAATACATGGCCTATGTCGAGCTCATGCGCGCGCTGCGCCTGGATCTGGCTGCCGAATATCTGGTCATGGCCGCGCTCCTGGCCGAGATCAAATCACGGATGCTCCTGCCTCGCCCCGCTGAGGTCCAGGATGAGGAACAGGATCCGCGCGCCGAGCTGGTGCGCCAACTACAAGAATATGAGCGATTCAAACAAGCGGCAGTAAGGCTCGATGAACTGTCGCGGATGGAGCGCGATGTCTTTGCGGTCCAGGCTTCTGCCCCATCTGGTTTTATCCGCCGACCCTTGCCTGTCATCGATGTGCGCGATCTGCTGCTTGCCCTAGACGGGGTCTTGCGGCGCGCCGAGCTCTATGCCCATCATCGTGTCGAACGCGAGCCGCTGTCGGTGCGCGAGCGCATGACCCGGATTCTCGATCATCTTGGACAGCGCCACCTGGCCACCTTGTCTGAACTCCTGGACCCGCATGAGGGGCGCGCCGGGGTGGTGGTGACCATCCTGGCCCTCTTGGAGCTCATCAAGGAACAGGTCCTGGAACTCATCCAGACTACCCCCTTCAACCCACTTCAGTTACGGTTGCGTGCGGGCATCCCCTGA
- the scpB gene encoding SMC-Scp complex subunit ScpB encodes MTESSLKAIVEAALLAAGAPLSIERILELFEAHERPERTEVLATLQALAMDYAGRGIELVEVAGGYRVQVRAAVAPWVARLWEERPPRYSRALLETLAIIAYRQPVTRGEIESIRGVSLNTSILKTLSERGWIRVVGHRDVPGRPALYATTRQFLDDLGLRTLAELPPLSDLSSAHSAEPDAPRPIPSPVFARIGEDQD; translated from the coding sequence ATGACTGAATCTTCGCTGAAAGCGATTGTCGAGGCCGCCCTGCTTGCTGCGGGCGCGCCCTTGAGCATCGAACGCATCCTCGAGCTGTTTGAGGCACATGAACGGCCCGAGCGCACTGAGGTCTTGGCAACGCTCCAGGCGCTAGCGATGGATTATGCCGGGCGGGGGATCGAGCTGGTTGAGGTCGCTGGCGGCTATCGGGTACAGGTGCGCGCCGCGGTCGCCCCTTGGGTTGCGCGTTTATGGGAGGAGCGCCCGCCGCGCTATTCCCGAGCGCTCCTCGAGACCCTCGCGATCATCGCCTATCGCCAACCGGTCACCCGCGGTGAGATCGAGTCGATCCGCGGCGTGAGCCTGAATACCTCGATCCTGAAGACCTTGAGCGAACGCGGGTGGATTCGGGTGGTCGGGCATCGCGATGTCCCGGGCCGTCCGGCACTCTATGCCACCACGCGTCAGTTTTTGGATGACCTTGGCCTGCGCACGCTCGCTGAATTGCCGCCGCTCTCTGACCTCTCTAGCGCACACTCAGCCGAACCGGATGCCCCTAGGCCGATCCCCTCGCCCGTATTCGCCAGGATAGGCGAGGATCAGGATTGA